In a single window of the Luteolibacter sp. Y139 genome:
- a CDS encoding BatA and WFA domain-containing protein: MAFLAPFFLAGLAALALPVLLHLRKNRPKETVAFSSLMFFEDHPPITKRRARLQDILLLILRCAALALMVLAFARPFFPAKENSPAPPTGATTHFILIDTSASMRGEPEEKAIAAAREEIEKLPKDDAIAVATFSDRLHILLDPERARGLVPGERKSTALALLGEVQADWQATHLDDAILSAVAAAGGDTPLHLHLFGDFQKGSTLDRLRNESWPDALRIVLHPTAPADSRTNAGVQMLPPEKQVRRARVTNAAGSAKSAFTLEWSGTAVKTTISVPAGESAIFDAPEGVPTEGKVTLTGDDYAFDNEASWTTSALPVVKIWHPSPSEVTDTTETTYFLHRAMQPTADYSVEIIDTPTTEAPALTITDGKPGDVSALRKVIEDGGTALLTLRDVSAAKVLEDLVQVTDATPTEAKVKDHARFGEIDFKSPVFAPFADPRYSDFSGIRIWKYRVLPEKLVSPGKVLARFDNGDPAWLSYPLGKGTLHVLTTTWRPADSQLALTTKFAPLLHSLIANAGQGRGVYFVGYDGIDAPGIHASGNRRIAIQIDPAESELTPLPEADLRALGLPLDEPVIAKANAMTATLSSAEQESRQRTGWWLLVAAALFYLAETAWAALAGNRANPATS; this comes from the coding sequence GTGGCCTTCCTCGCTCCATTCTTCCTCGCCGGACTGGCAGCCCTCGCGCTGCCGGTCCTGCTGCATCTGCGGAAGAACCGCCCGAAGGAAACGGTCGCCTTCTCCTCGCTGATGTTCTTTGAGGATCATCCGCCCATCACCAAGCGCCGCGCGCGTCTGCAGGATATCCTCTTGCTCATCCTGCGCTGCGCCGCACTCGCACTGATGGTCCTCGCCTTTGCCCGGCCATTCTTCCCCGCAAAGGAAAACTCCCCCGCCCCGCCCACCGGTGCCACCACGCACTTCATCCTCATCGACACCAGCGCCAGCATGCGCGGCGAACCGGAGGAGAAAGCCATTGCCGCCGCGCGCGAGGAAATCGAGAAGTTGCCAAAGGATGATGCGATCGCGGTCGCAACCTTCTCGGATCGTCTCCACATCTTGTTAGATCCTGAACGCGCCCGCGGCCTCGTGCCCGGCGAACGCAAGTCCACCGCGCTGGCCTTGCTCGGCGAGGTGCAGGCCGATTGGCAGGCCACCCATCTCGACGATGCCATCCTCTCCGCCGTCGCCGCGGCCGGCGGGGACACACCGCTTCACCTCCACCTCTTCGGTGACTTTCAGAAAGGCTCCACACTGGATCGCCTGCGCAATGAATCATGGCCGGACGCCCTGCGCATCGTCCTTCATCCCACCGCTCCTGCCGACAGCAGGACCAATGCCGGCGTGCAAATGCTACCACCGGAAAAGCAAGTCCGGCGCGCCCGCGTGACCAATGCCGCGGGCTCCGCAAAGTCCGCGTTCACGCTGGAGTGGAGCGGCACCGCGGTGAAGACCACAATCTCGGTTCCGGCCGGCGAAAGCGCCATCTTCGACGCGCCCGAGGGAGTTCCTACCGAAGGCAAGGTCACCCTCACCGGAGACGACTACGCGTTCGACAACGAAGCTTCGTGGACCACCTCGGCTCTGCCCGTCGTGAAGATCTGGCATCCGAGTCCCAGCGAAGTCACTGATACAACGGAGACCACCTACTTCCTCCACCGTGCCATGCAGCCGACCGCGGATTATTCGGTCGAGATCATCGACACGCCTACCACCGAAGCCCCCGCGCTCACCATCACGGATGGGAAACCGGGAGATGTCTCCGCCTTGCGCAAGGTGATTGAGGATGGCGGAACCGCCTTGCTCACCCTGCGTGATGTCTCAGCCGCCAAGGTTCTCGAAGATCTCGTCCAAGTCACCGATGCCACACCGACCGAAGCAAAAGTGAAGGACCACGCCCGCTTCGGAGAGATCGATTTCAAGTCACCGGTCTTCGCGCCGTTTGCCGATCCCCGCTACTCGGACTTCAGCGGCATCCGTATCTGGAAATATCGCGTGCTTCCCGAGAAGCTCGTCTCGCCAGGCAAGGTGCTCGCCCGCTTCGACAATGGCGATCCGGCATGGCTGAGCTATCCGCTCGGCAAGGGAACCCTCCACGTCCTCACCACCACCTGGCGCCCCGCCGATAGCCAGCTCGCCCTAACAACCAAGTTCGCGCCGCTGCTTCACTCGCTGATCGCAAACGCTGGCCAAGGTCGCGGCGTCTACTTCGTCGGTTACGACGGGATTGACGCCCCCGGCATCCACGCCTCGGGCAACCGGCGGATCGCCATCCAGATCGATCCCGCTGAATCCGAGCTCACACCCTTGCCCGAGGCCGATCTCCGCGCACTCGGCCTGCCTCTCGATGAACCGGTGATCGCAAAGGCCAACGCGATGACCGCCACCCTTTCCAGTGCCGAGCAGGAAAGCCGCCAACGCACTGGCTGGTGGCTGCTCGTCGCCGCCGCATTATTCTATCTCGCTGAAACCGCGTGGGCTGCCTTGGCGGGCAACCGCGCCAACCCCGCCACGTCATGA
- a CDS encoding DUF58 domain-containing protein — translation MNPNPSSPRSSNFADPVALMRVRSLELRARTVVEGFWKGLHRSPRHGFSAEFAEYRQYVPGDDIRYLDWKVLARRDKSFIRKFREETNVRCHVLLDLSRSMGYGSKSYTKLEYARTLAATLAMFLHQQGDEIGLLTFDEVARDYLPPRHRSGHLHAILAALDRPALGLGAALHSPVDAILSRGRMRGLVFVISDFLTPLTELKAPLSALAACGHDVSLMQTLDPAEIHFTFDSTVNFEDMESGRVLPADPDRLRAGYLKKFSEHQQGLKSLCDTLGILHHLLPTGQPLETALHTYLSDRQSLGQRIVRKSSS, via the coding sequence ATGAACCCTAATCCATCATCCCCGCGCTCATCAAACTTCGCCGATCCGGTGGCGTTGATGCGCGTCCGCAGCCTCGAACTGCGCGCACGCACGGTAGTGGAGGGATTCTGGAAAGGCCTCCACCGCAGTCCGCGGCACGGCTTCTCCGCCGAATTCGCTGAATACCGCCAATACGTCCCGGGCGATGACATCCGCTATCTCGACTGGAAAGTGCTCGCCCGCCGCGACAAGTCCTTCATCCGGAAATTCCGCGAGGAAACCAATGTCCGCTGCCACGTCCTATTAGACCTGAGCCGCTCGATGGGCTACGGCTCGAAGTCCTACACCAAGCTCGAATACGCCCGCACCCTCGCCGCGACGCTGGCGATGTTCCTTCATCAGCAAGGCGACGAGATCGGCTTGCTCACCTTCGACGAAGTCGCACGCGATTATCTCCCGCCGCGTCATCGCAGCGGACACCTGCATGCCATCCTCGCCGCGCTGGATCGTCCTGCCCTCGGCCTGGGCGCGGCGCTGCATTCCCCGGTCGATGCCATCCTCTCCCGCGGCCGCATGCGTGGGTTGGTCTTCGTCATTTCCGATTTCCTCACGCCTCTCACAGAACTGAAAGCCCCTCTATCGGCACTCGCCGCCTGTGGACACGACGTCAGCCTGATGCAGACGCTCGATCCGGCCGAGATCCACTTCACCTTCGATTCCACCGTGAACTTCGAGGACATGGAATCCGGCCGCGTCCTGCCCGCCGATCCCGACCGTCTGCGCGCGGGCTACTTAAAGAAGTTCAGCGAGCACCAGCAGGGCCTCAAGTCACTCTGCGACACACTCGGCATCCTTCATCACCTGCTGCCGACCGGCCAGCCGCTGGAGACCGCCCTCCACACCTACCTTTCCGATCGCCAATCGCTCGGCCAACGCATCGTCCGCAAGAGCAGCTCATGA
- a CDS encoding AAA family ATPase: MITANDSLATEEQLVRRISEGRDRIRKELAKVIRGQDDVIELLLIALLSGGHALITGAPGLAKTLLIQSTARLFHLSFNRIQFTPDLMPADITGTEILGDSPDGGRRLEFVKGPLFANLILADEINRTPPKTQSALLEAMQEHQVTAAGVRYPLEEPFFVLATKNPVEMEGTYPLPEAQLDRFMFDIRIDYLSEDDEVAVVTSTTSKRPEPIEALFTGEDLLAFHEIVRRVPIAEETARYAVRLVGASRPNRPGTPDFINEWVNWGAGLRAAQCLVIGGKARALLAGRTHVTPDDIRALAHPVLRHRILPNFRAEAEGVTPEGIVDRLLKHVPLP; this comes from the coding sequence ATGATCACCGCCAACGATTCACTAGCCACGGAAGAACAGCTCGTCCGCCGCATCTCGGAAGGGCGGGACCGCATCCGCAAGGAACTCGCCAAGGTCATCCGCGGCCAGGACGACGTCATTGAGCTGCTGCTCATCGCGCTGCTCTCCGGTGGCCATGCGCTCATCACCGGCGCACCGGGACTTGCGAAGACGCTGCTCATCCAATCAACCGCCAGGCTCTTTCACCTCTCCTTCAACCGAATCCAATTCACCCCGGACCTGATGCCCGCGGACATCACCGGCACCGAGATCCTCGGCGATTCTCCGGATGGTGGCCGCCGACTCGAATTCGTGAAGGGACCGCTTTTCGCCAATCTCATCCTCGCGGACGAAATCAACCGCACGCCGCCGAAGACGCAGTCCGCGCTGTTAGAAGCGATGCAGGAGCACCAGGTCACCGCCGCCGGTGTGCGCTATCCATTGGAAGAACCGTTCTTCGTCCTGGCCACCAAGAACCCGGTGGAAATGGAAGGCACCTATCCCCTGCCGGAGGCCCAGCTCGACCGCTTCATGTTCGACATCCGCATCGACTACCTCAGTGAGGACGATGAGGTGGCGGTGGTCACCAGCACCACCTCGAAGCGCCCGGAGCCCATCGAAGCGCTCTTCACCGGCGAGGACCTGCTGGCATTCCATGAAATCGTGAGGCGGGTGCCGATCGCCGAGGAAACCGCCCGCTACGCCGTGCGCCTCGTCGGTGCCTCTCGCCCGAACCGCCCGGGCACCCCCGACTTCATCAACGAATGGGTAAACTGGGGCGCCGGCCTCCGTGCCGCGCAATGCCTCGTCATCGGCGGCAAGGCCCGAGCACTCCTCGCCGGTCGCACCCACGTCACACCGGATGACATCCGCGCGCTCGCCCATCCCGTGCTCCGCCATCGCATCCTACCGAATTTCCGCGCCGAGGCTGAGGGCGTCACGCCCGAGGGTATCGTCGATCGCCTGCTCAAGCATGTGCCACTTCCGTAA
- a CDS encoding DUF4159 domain-containing protein, with amino-acid sequence MKPALAIASLLLFAFIADSSGQGRWGRGRRSEPTLGDRNGVERWHNDPRFPDDTFRFVRLRPENHYKWATDYPDSDLNFSFRLQQMTAIRVNPEPIILPILDPELKKYPFLYTLETGSLDLTEEETKILREHLLNGGFLMIDDFWGDDEWENTRDQMKKVFPDLPIKELELDHPIFSTVFPMKVKPQIPAIEVALRGRYTGVFWEKGAKGAHFHGIFDTKGRLMVIICQNTDLGDGWEREGEDPFYFAEFSEKLAFPMGINIVVYSMTH; translated from the coding sequence ATGAAGCCCGCGCTCGCCATCGCCAGCTTGTTGCTCTTCGCCTTCATTGCGGACTCCTCCGGTCAAGGCCGCTGGGGTCGTGGCCGTCGGAGCGAACCCACCCTTGGCGACCGCAATGGCGTGGAGCGCTGGCACAATGACCCGCGTTTTCCGGACGACACCTTCCGCTTCGTCCGCTTGCGCCCCGAGAATCACTACAAGTGGGCGACGGACTACCCGGACAGCGACCTGAACTTTTCGTTCCGCCTCCAGCAGATGACCGCGATTCGCGTAAATCCGGAGCCGATCATCCTCCCGATCCTCGATCCCGAACTGAAGAAGTATCCCTTCCTCTACACCCTCGAGACCGGCTCACTCGACCTGACGGAAGAAGAGACCAAGATCCTGCGCGAGCATTTGCTCAATGGCGGATTCCTGATGATCGATGACTTCTGGGGCGATGACGAGTGGGAGAACACCCGCGACCAGATGAAAAAGGTCTTCCCCGACCTGCCGATCAAGGAGCTGGAACTCGACCACCCGATCTTCAGCACGGTCTTCCCGATGAAGGTGAAGCCGCAGATCCCGGCGATTGAGGTCGCCCTCCGCGGACGCTACACCGGCGTCTTCTGGGAAAAGGGTGCGAAGGGTGCCCACTTCCACGGCATCTTCGATACCAAGGGCCGCCTGATGGTCATCATCTGCCAGAATACCGACCTCGGCGATGGCTGGGAGCGCGAAGGCGAGGACCCCTTCTACTTCGCCGAATTCAGCGAGAAGCTCGCCTTTCCGATGGGCATCAACATCGTCGTCTATTCGATGACCCACTGA
- a CDS encoding tetratricopeptide repeat protein yields the protein MTWESGFQRSLRVALAMTAMHAAAIAQDPATLDAGRSAFLKGDYAASLEAAKKGTPVNDNYPEFAALEIRTLLETGKYHEAAERANELGRGAAFDPELALQAARAYRATGAVEEATTLTERAARFQPDHPTKGNSRKTAAYAELLLDHRVDAKMVLERLLEPAKKADPEGREPYLALGKLALANHDRQLAAEYFREGLKRFPGDPDFNLGLDQSGLELPAANREPGIASYLDLALKANPKHTAALLHKATLLTGRKAFKEAKDVLQQVLAINPDHPEAWADLAAIALVQDDEKEAKASIERAHKFYEENPRVPEIIGTTLAGQYRFEEGIKYLEEARQLDPVSPSILFELGSNQLRFGQLEPGWENVAQAHELDPYNVAAFNLITLRDKLRDYPVRNKEGVRLRMSPEDMAVFGTRALNLAARAKNTLADKYGIKLSAPMMVEILPKQEDFAIRTFGLPGGESFLGVCFGPLITMTSPRGRLGRSNWESVLWHEMTHTITLDASRHRIPRWLSEGISVFEEREVHAGWGQGMTSEFRQRFLDGNVPSITRLDESFAGEDIMLGYYHASLVAEYIVRTFGMGAMRSILADLSDGKPVADAIANHTKLIEELDKSFLDYAKKIASTYGPDLDWKPLDDEEYVAYRKDPAAWVAANPKRYAATMMLVSSLTEERKWKESKALLEKIIGAEPNNRESFNPYWSLALACRGLNDEEGERAALTKLLSIDSNVSDAAARLLELGGTLPAAERAAQGDQMLQTNPFQEKAYRTLAAAAKESGDTRRTRESLESLLALEPRDAGRLHFDLATLLRKSDPKESRRQVLKALEENPRFQAALELLTTFPPAE from the coding sequence ATGACGTGGGAATCAGGCTTTCAGCGCAGCTTGAGAGTCGCACTGGCGATGACGGCGATGCATGCCGCGGCCATCGCTCAGGATCCCGCAACCCTCGATGCCGGGCGAAGCGCGTTTCTGAAGGGTGACTACGCAGCCAGTCTCGAAGCGGCGAAGAAAGGCACCCCGGTGAATGACAACTATCCGGAATTCGCCGCGCTGGAAATCCGCACGCTGCTGGAGACCGGCAAGTATCATGAAGCGGCCGAGCGCGCGAATGAACTCGGCCGGGGAGCCGCCTTCGATCCCGAGCTCGCATTGCAAGCTGCTCGCGCCTACCGGGCGACCGGTGCCGTGGAGGAAGCGACCACGCTGACCGAGCGCGCGGCGAGATTCCAGCCGGACCACCCGACCAAGGGTAACTCGCGCAAGACGGCGGCCTACGCGGAGCTTCTGTTAGATCACCGTGTCGATGCGAAGATGGTGCTCGAGCGTTTGCTGGAGCCGGCGAAAAAGGCCGACCCCGAAGGTCGTGAACCTTACCTCGCCCTCGGCAAGCTCGCCCTGGCGAATCATGACCGCCAACTCGCTGCGGAATACTTTCGCGAGGGTCTGAAACGCTTCCCCGGCGATCCGGATTTCAACCTCGGACTCGACCAGTCGGGCCTCGAACTCCCCGCGGCTAACCGTGAGCCCGGTATCGCAAGCTATCTCGACCTCGCGCTAAAGGCGAATCCGAAGCACACCGCCGCACTGCTTCACAAGGCGACCCTCCTCACTGGCCGCAAAGCCTTCAAGGAAGCGAAGGACGTCCTTCAACAGGTGCTGGCCATCAATCCGGATCACCCCGAGGCATGGGCCGATCTCGCTGCCATCGCTCTCGTGCAGGATGATGAGAAGGAGGCGAAAGCCTCCATCGAACGGGCTCACAAGTTCTACGAAGAGAACCCACGCGTCCCCGAGATCATCGGCACGACCTTGGCAGGACAGTATCGCTTTGAGGAAGGCATCAAGTATCTGGAGGAAGCACGGCAGCTCGATCCGGTGTCACCCTCCATCCTCTTCGAGCTTGGTTCGAATCAACTTCGCTTCGGCCAGCTTGAACCCGGCTGGGAGAATGTCGCCCAAGCACACGAGCTGGACCCCTACAACGTCGCCGCCTTCAATCTCATCACCCTGCGCGACAAGCTGCGCGACTACCCGGTGCGAAACAAAGAAGGCGTCCGCCTTCGCATGTCGCCCGAGGACATGGCCGTCTTCGGCACTCGCGCGCTGAATCTCGCAGCCCGCGCGAAAAACACTCTCGCCGACAAATACGGCATCAAGCTCTCCGCGCCGATGATGGTGGAGATCCTGCCGAAGCAGGAAGACTTCGCGATCCGCACCTTCGGGCTGCCCGGCGGTGAGTCATTCCTCGGCGTCTGCTTCGGCCCGCTGATCACCATGACCAGCCCCCGCGGTCGCTTGGGCCGCTCGAATTGGGAATCGGTGCTGTGGCACGAGATGACGCACACCATCACCCTCGATGCCAGCCGCCATCGCATCCCGCGCTGGCTCTCGGAAGGCATCAGCGTCTTCGAGGAGCGGGAGGTCCATGCCGGGTGGGGCCAGGGCATGACTTCGGAATTCCGGCAGCGCTTCCTTGATGGAAATGTGCCGTCGATCACCCGGCTCGATGAGTCCTTCGCCGGCGAGGACATCATGCTCGGCTACTATCACGCCTCGCTCGTTGCGGAATACATTGTCCGCACCTTTGGCATGGGAGCGATGCGTTCCATTCTCGCCGACCTCTCCGATGGCAAGCCGGTGGCCGATGCCATCGCCAACCACACCAAGCTGATCGAGGAGCTGGACAAGTCCTTCCTCGACTACGCCAAGAAGATCGCCTCCACCTACGGACCGGATCTCGATTGGAAGCCACTAGATGACGAGGAATACGTCGCCTATCGCAAGGATCCCGCCGCATGGGTGGCAGCGAACCCCAAGCGCTACGCCGCCACCATGATGCTCGTCTCTTCGCTCACCGAAGAGCGGAAATGGAAGGAGTCGAAGGCATTGTTAGAAAAGATTATCGGCGCCGAACCGAACAACCGCGAGTCATTCAATCCCTACTGGTCTCTCGCCCTCGCCTGCCGCGGCCTCAACGATGAAGAGGGCGAACGCGCCGCTCTGACGAAGCTGCTCTCCATCGATTCGAACGTTTCCGACGCCGCGGCACGCCTGCTCGAACTCGGCGGCACACTTCCCGCCGCCGAACGCGCGGCCCAAGGCGACCAAATGCTCCAGACCAATCCCTTCCAGGAAAAGGCCTACCGCACACTGGCCGCAGCAGCGAAGGAATCCGGCGATACAAGGCGCACCCGCGAGTCACTGGAGTCCTTGCTCGCGCTCGAACCACGCGACGCGGGCCGCCTTCATTTCGATCTCGCGACCCTGTTGCGAAAGTCCGATCCCAAGGAGTCCCGTAGGCAGGTGTTGAAAGCTCTGGAAGAAAACCCGCGCTTTCAGGCCGCCTTGGAACTTCTCACCACTTTCCCTCCTGCCGAATGA
- the ychF gene encoding redox-regulated ATPase YchF, with amino-acid sequence MLKAGIVGLPNVGKSTLFNAVTRSRKAEAANYPFCTIDPNVGMVIVPDSRLAVLSKISGSQKLVPTAIEFVDIAGLVKGASEGAGLGNQFLANIRETDAIVQVVRCFENDDIIHELGTVDPIRDIEIINAELILADIAAMEKRRVSREKKAKSGDKESKAEVELIDKLLPHLNAEKPALTLQLSDTERELMKDFFLLSDKRTIFACNVAEDELAAAQADPDSHPMVAKVRKFAAEAHGAEAVVISAKIEEELVDLTPEEATELLADMGISDSGVSALIRAVYHLLGLRTYLTTGVQETRAWTIHEGDKAPAAAGVIHTDFERGFIAAEVVHYDDLVAAGTKHGAKEAGKLRIEGKEYVVKDGDVIEFRFNVSK; translated from the coding sequence ATGCTCAAAGCCGGAATCGTCGGACTCCCGAACGTCGGAAAATCCACCCTCTTCAACGCCGTCACCCGCTCCCGCAAGGCGGAGGCGGCGAACTACCCGTTCTGCACCATCGATCCGAATGTAGGCATGGTGATCGTGCCCGATTCCCGGCTCGCCGTGCTTTCGAAGATCTCCGGCTCCCAGAAGCTGGTCCCCACCGCGATCGAGTTCGTCGATATCGCCGGCCTCGTGAAGGGTGCCTCGGAAGGTGCCGGCCTCGGCAACCAGTTCCTCGCCAATATCCGCGAGACCGACGCCATCGTCCAGGTCGTCCGCTGCTTCGAGAATGACGACATCATTCACGAGCTCGGCACCGTCGACCCGATCCGCGACATCGAGATCATCAATGCCGAGCTGATCCTCGCCGACATCGCCGCCATGGAGAAGCGCCGTGTCTCTCGCGAGAAGAAGGCCAAGAGCGGCGACAAGGAATCCAAGGCCGAGGTCGAACTGATCGACAAACTGCTGCCGCACCTCAACGCCGAAAAGCCCGCGCTCACGCTCCAGCTCAGCGACACCGAGCGCGAGCTGATGAAGGACTTCTTCCTGCTCTCCGACAAAAGGACCATCTTCGCCTGCAACGTGGCCGAGGACGAACTGGCCGCCGCCCAAGCCGACCCGGATTCGCACCCGATGGTGGCCAAGGTCCGCAAGTTCGCCGCTGAAGCGCACGGTGCCGAAGCCGTCGTCATTTCCGCTAAGATCGAGGAGGAACTCGTGGACCTCACCCCCGAGGAAGCCACTGAGCTTCTCGCCGACATGGGCATCTCCGATTCCGGCGTGTCCGCACTCATCCGCGCCGTCTATCACCTGCTCGGCCTGCGCACCTACCTCACCACCGGCGTGCAGGAAACCCGCGCCTGGACCATCCACGAAGGCGACAAGGCACCCGCCGCTGCTGGCGTCATCCACACCGACTTCGAGCGCGGCTTCATCGCGGCTGAAGTCGTCCACTACGACGACCTCGTCGCCGCCGGCACCAAGCACGGCGCCAAGGAAGCCGGCAAGCTCCGCATCGAAGGCAAGGAATACGTCGTGAAGGACGGCGACGTGATCGAGTTCCGCTTCAACGTGAGCAAGTGA
- a CDS encoding phosphodiester glycosidase family protein yields the protein MLRHLPLLLALSLAACGTRKTESVTLPGIPVEPPGASQTPASRDQTDTSHSTPPPQHQQPAEATRVVEVTRSGITITAVTFDSRTHHLSIADQAGGPGSRWPDAAAAGRELGGIAAVNAGFFTPEGKPLGLVVTGGKRVSPVNNSSSLGAGLFIGGPSLTLQRRGHSTSAPEILQSGPFLVENGHVISGLSQDSSTARSVLGWDGGSRWFIARTGACSLASLGQGLAGAEIGGVKVRTVLNLDGGRSSDLWVASSVPGGPVSQRPFWNKPVRNFLVLVPRR from the coding sequence GTGCTTCGCCACCTGCCGCTGCTTCTCGCTCTTAGTCTCGCCGCCTGCGGCACCCGGAAAACGGAGAGCGTCACGCTCCCGGGGATCCCTGTGGAACCTCCGGGCGCATCTCAGACCCCGGCGTCTCGAGACCAGACTGATACCTCTCACTCCACCCCTCCTCCGCAGCATCAGCAGCCAGCCGAAGCCACCCGGGTCGTCGAAGTCACTCGGTCGGGGATCACCATCACCGCGGTCACGTTCGACAGCCGCACCCACCACCTCTCCATCGCCGACCAAGCCGGCGGCCCCGGATCGCGGTGGCCAGATGCTGCCGCGGCCGGACGAGAGCTCGGCGGAATCGCCGCCGTGAACGCCGGCTTCTTCACCCCGGAGGGCAAGCCCCTCGGACTCGTGGTCACGGGCGGCAAGCGGGTCAGCCCTGTGAACAACTCGTCCTCGCTCGGCGCAGGTCTTTTCATTGGCGGCCCCTCCCTCACCCTCCAGCGGCGCGGCCACTCCACCAGCGCTCCGGAGATCCTCCAGAGCGGCCCCTTCCTCGTCGAAAATGGCCACGTGATCTCCGGCCTCAGCCAGGACAGCTCCACCGCCCGTAGCGTCCTCGGCTGGGATGGCGGCAGTCGCTGGTTCATCGCACGGACCGGCGCCTGCTCACTCGCCAGCCTCGGCCAGGGGCTCGCCGGAGCGGAAATCGGCGGGGTGAAAGTCCGTACCGTCCTCAATCTCGACGGCGGCCGCTCCTCCGACCTGTGGGTGGCCTCGTCCGTCCCGGGCGGACCGGTCTCCCAGCGCCCGTTTTGGAATAAGCCCGTGCGGAACTTCCTCGTGCTGGTCCCCCGGCGCTGA
- a CDS encoding ArsR/SmtB family transcription factor, with product MASMLKSLKLLTDPTRLRILLLLDAEALSVADLQELLGMGQSRISTQLSQLKAGGLVTDERSGKHNFYRSEMGPDLLKLAKEAAKEVPEVEKDTSALRHLQRKRRDKTRAYFDELAGRFGKDYVPGRSWKGLAEALLKVTNQGVVADLGAGEGTLAQMLARQADQVIAVDLSPKMVEFGRELAVKHELPNLEYRLGDIEEPPLDDASVDLAFLSQALHHAGSPEKALQQAFRIVKPGGRLVVLDLLQHTFEQARELYADVWLGFSEGELAAMLEKAGFVNIETAVVDRESEPPHFQTLLAVAKKPA from the coding sequence ATGGCGTCAATGCTGAAATCCCTGAAGCTTCTAACCGACCCGACCCGGCTGCGGATCCTGCTCCTTTTGGATGCGGAGGCGCTGAGCGTGGCCGACCTGCAGGAGCTACTGGGAATGGGCCAGAGCCGGATTTCGACGCAGCTTTCCCAGCTCAAGGCTGGTGGCCTGGTGACCGACGAACGCAGCGGGAAGCACAATTTCTACCGCTCCGAGATGGGTCCCGACCTCCTCAAGCTCGCCAAGGAAGCCGCCAAGGAGGTCCCCGAGGTCGAGAAAGACACCTCCGCCCTGCGCCACCTCCAGCGGAAGCGCCGGGACAAGACCCGCGCCTATTTCGACGAACTCGCCGGACGATTCGGCAAGGACTACGTCCCGGGCCGCTCGTGGAAGGGTCTCGCAGAAGCCCTCCTCAAGGTGACCAACCAAGGCGTGGTCGCCGACCTCGGAGCTGGCGAAGGGACGCTGGCCCAGATGCTCGCCCGGCAGGCCGACCAAGTGATCGCCGTGGACCTCTCGCCAAAGATGGTTGAGTTCGGCCGCGAGCTCGCGGTGAAGCACGAGCTGCCGAATCTGGAATACCGCCTCGGGGACATCGAAGAGCCGCCACTCGACGACGCCTCAGTGGACCTCGCCTTCCTGAGCCAAGCCCTCCACCACGCCGGCAGCCCCGAGAAGGCGCTCCAACAGGCATTCCGGATCGTGAAGCCCGGCGGCCGTTTGGTGGTGCTGGATTTACTCCAACATACGTTTGAACAAGCCCGCGAACTCTACGCCGACGTCTGGCTCGGCTTCAGCGAAGGCGAGCTGGCCGCGATGCTAGAGAAGGCGGGCTTTGTGAATATCGAGACCGCCGTCGTGGATCGCGAGTCGGAGCCGCCGCACTTTCAAACGCTGCTGGCAGTAGCCAAAAAGCCAGCTTAA